The following proteins are encoded in a genomic region of Fusarium oxysporum f. sp. lycopersici 4287 chromosome 1, whole genome shotgun sequence:
- a CDS encoding hypothetical protein (At least one base has a quality score < 10), with amino-acid sequence MAPLAEPAAELSHLAKADGSATFSYGGYAVIAAVNGPVEAQRRDENAFEALVDVIVRPAAGVGGTRERQLESIMQAAIRQLIPVRDYPRCVIQITLQVAETPENAYVNAKLVQAQLNLPIIPALLHSAILGLLSAAIPLKSIGAATLLAIPEEEGKDIIVDPSAVDIDHAKSVHVLGFTSHDELLLSESEGAFTPAEWTNVLQLGQRICCEHQQPGFDTTMSGDDMESRSMRQFIRSVMEAKVAEDLYWK; translated from the exons atggcTCCTTTAGCTGAACCTGCAGCAGAGCTGTCACATCTTGCCAAAGCTGACGGCTCTGCGACATTCTCATACGGGGGATATGCCGTGATAGCCGCTGTCAATGGCCCTGTAGAAGCCCAAAGACGAGATGAGAATGCCTTCGAGGCTCTAGTGGACGTCATTGTTCGTCCTGCCGCTGGCGTTGGAG GTACCCGTGAGAGACAGCTTGAGTCAATCATGCAGGCAGCGATCAGGCAACTTATCCCTGTGAGAGACTACCCTCGGTGTGTGATCCAGATCACTCTTCAGGTAGCGGAGACACCTGAGAATGCCTACGTCAACGCAAAACTGGTCCAGGCACAGTTG AATCTCCCTATCATTCCTGCACTTCTTCACTCTGCCATCCTGGGACTCCTCAGCGCTGCCATCCCTCTGAAGAGTATTGGCGCGGCGACCCTTCTTGCTATTCCAGAAGAGGAGGGCAAGGACATTATCGTCGATCCAAGCGCTGTCGATATTGATCATGCTAAGTCGGTTCACGTTCTCGGTTTCACTTCTCATGATGAGTTGCTCTTGTCGGAGAGCGAGGGCGCCTTCACTCCCGCCGAATGGACCAATGTTCTTCAGCTTGGACAACGTATATGCTGCGAGCATCAACAGCCTGGTTTCGATACAACCATGTCCGGCGATGACATGGAGTCAAGAAGCATGAGACAGTTCATCCGCTCTGTCATGGAA
- a CDS encoding serine/threonine-protein phosphatase 2A activator 2 translates to MDSQASTQSAPLQGEASSIPNLKDRLPKLEPRKRRSATSNPTPIPETPALPTPPDTSDWTFKAPSRRILSKKDHDIFLSSPTYELITAWVFGLAESVVDTPNSAVRDADLSSHLKVILHILDETEQLVAKSPPNEQGGSRFGNKAFRGLLELAQSNSAAWHREIGVQDEGAIAELSTYFCQSFGNGNRIDYGSGHELNFMIWLLCLYQLGLLKQSDFKPLVLRVFVRYLEVMRVIQMTYYLEPAGSHGVWGLDDYQFLPFLFGATQLLHHPYITPRAIHQDLTLEEFGHDYMYLGQVSFVNSTKTVKGLRWHSPMLDDISSARSWTKIDGGMRRMFVAEVLGKLPVMQHFLFGSLVPAADGMSEDTGTGEDENAEHDPHEGHDHTGKAHDGTGWGDCCGIKVPSSIAAAQEMKKRGGDQGLRRIPFD, encoded by the coding sequence ATGGACTCGCAAGCTTCTACCCAGTCCGCACCATTACAAGGCGAAGCATCATCAATACCAAATCTTAAAGACCGACTTCCGAAGCTCGAACCTCGAAAGCGACGCTCAGCTACCTCCAATCCTACTCCCATTCCCGAAACACCCGCCTTACCAACGCCACCCGATACGTCCGATTGGACTTTCAAGGCACCGTCGCGAAGAATCTTGTCAAAAAAGGATCATGATATCTTCTTGTCTTCACCAACATATGAGCTCATTACGGCCTGGGTATTTGGGCTAGCAGAGTCTGTGGTCGACACTCCCAACTCTGCAGTTCGAGACGCCGACCTGAGCAGCCATCTCAAGGTCATACTACATATCCTCGATGAGACGGAACAGCTGGTAGCTAAATCACCTCCGAACGAACAAGGTGGATCAAGATTTGGTAACAAGGCGTTCCGCGGCCTTCTCGAGCTTGCGCAAAGCAACAGTGCAGCTTGGCATCGAGAGATCGGCGTACAAGACGAGGGAGCTATCGCCGAGCTCTCTACATACTTCTGCCAGTCTTTCGGTAACGGAAACCGAATTGACTATGGATCTGGTCACGAGTTGAACTTCATGATTTGGCTCCTTTGCCTTTACCAGCTGGGCTTGTTAAAGCAATCCGACTTCAAACCCCTCGTCCTCCGTGTATTCGTGCGCTACCTTGAGGTGATGCGTGTCATCCAGATGACTTATTACCTTGAGCCTGCGGGATCACATGGAGTTTGGGGACTTGATGATTACCAGTttctcccttttcttttcgGTGCCACACAGCTTTTGCACCACCCATACATTACCCCAAGAGCTATCCATCAAGACCTTACCCTTGAGGAGTTTGGTCACGACTACATGTATCTTGGCCAGGTCAGCTTTGTAAACAGCACAAAGACCGTCAAGGGTCTGAGATGGCACAGTCCCATGCTAGACGATATCTCATCAGCGAGATCGTGGACAAAGATCGATGGTGGCATGCGTCGCATGTTCGTCGCTGAAGTCTTGGGCAAGCTACCTGTCATGCAGCATTTCCTCTTTGGATCTCTCGTGCCAGCAGCAGATGGCATGAGCGAAGACACAGGTACTGGGGAAGACGAGAATGCCGAACATGATCCACACGAGGGCCATGACCACACTGGAAAGGCTCACGATGGCACAGGTTGGGGTGATTGCTGTGGTATCAAGGTTCCGAGCAGTATCGCTGCTGCCCAAGAGATGAAAAAGAGGGGTGGTGATCAGGGATTGCGAAGAATCCCATTCGACTAA